Proteins from a single region of Methanobrevibacter sp.:
- a CDS encoding type II toxin-antitoxin system CcdA family antitoxin: MEAESMSKKSLKISIEEEVLEKAKKHIPNLSGFVEECLKHYFGYADGIFPIGNVNEITDKIGRLQVELFLINQNYDAEESRKNAENEERDKAWRFLWNDFKPSLIPDETLLEKAIEVLGINGEELEDILDWVYITDINVNTNSWQEVLKAYTENKDE; this comes from the coding sequence ATGGAAGCTGAGAGTATGAGTAAGAAAAGTTTAAAGATTAGTATTGAAGAAGAAGTTTTAGAAAAAGCAAAAAAACATATACCTAATCTATCTGGTTTTGTTGAAGAATGTCTAAAGCATTACTTCGGTTATGCAGATGGAATATTTCCAATAGGAAACGTTAATGAAATCACAGATAAGATTGGTAGATTGCAAGTAGAATTGTTTTTAATTAATCAAAACTACGATGCTGAAGAAAGTAGGAAAAATGCAGAAAATGAAGAAAGAGATAAAGCCTGGAGATTCCTATGGAATGATTTTAAACCAAGTTTAATTCCTGATGAAACTCTATTGGAAAAAGCTATTGAAGTATTAGGAATCAATGGCGAAGAACTAGAAGATATTCTTGACTGGGTTTACATAACTGACATTAACGTTAACACTAACTCCTGGCAAGAAGTATTAAAAGCATATACTGAAAATAAAGACGAATAA